The following are encoded together in the Vigna unguiculata cultivar IT97K-499-35 chromosome 2, ASM411807v1, whole genome shotgun sequence genome:
- the LOC114174222 gene encoding transcription factor MYB1R1, producing the protein MSRTCSQCGNNGHNSRTCTDGGAAVSGGASPRESGFMLFGVRVTEGISSFRKSASMNNLSQYDADSNTADAGYASDDVVHASGRTRERKRGVPWTEEEHRLFLLGLHKVGKGDWRGISRNFVKTRTPTQVASHAQKYFLRRHNQNRRRRRSSLFDITTDTVMESSTIMEEEQVQQETAAAPIPAAYPPSHYGCFPGAGFPMSLSPVVLPATGERLAKPIRPTPILPVPPSSKMASLNLKEKASPTNLIEPLPLSLNLPSPTPRSQDQSPANSDHSSPSSSSSTFQAISAGKFSGGGDSIISVA; encoded by the exons ATGTCTCGCACGTGTTCACAGTGCGGGAACAACGGCCACAACTCACGGACATGCACCGACGGTGGTGCCGCTGTCTCCGGCGGCGCGTCTCCCCGGGAGAGCGGCTTCATGCTGTTTGGCGTGCGAGTCACCGAAGGAATTTCCTCCTTCAGGAAGAGCGCTAGCATGAACAACCTCTCTCAGTACGACGCCGATTCCAACACAGCCGACGCCGGCTACGCCTCCGACGACGTCGTTCACGCCTCCGGTCGCACGCGCGAGCGCAAGCGAG GTGTTCCTTGGACGGAGGAAGAGCACAGACTGTTCCTGTTAGGGTTGCACAAAGTCGGAAAGGGAGATTGGAGAGGAATTTCTAGAAATTTCGTCAAAACTCGCACGCCAACTCAGGTCGCTAGTCACGCTCAGAAGTACTTCCTCCGTCGCCACAATCAGAACCGCCGACGCCGGAGATCTAGCCTCTTTGACATCACTACCGATACG GTGATGGAGTCTTCTACTATAATGGAAGAAGAACAAGTTCAGCAAGAAACGGCGGCGGCGCCTATCCCCGCAGCATATCCGCCGTCGCATTACGGCTGTTTCCCTGGCGCAGGTTTTCCGATGAGTCTATCTCCAGTGGTGTTGCCGGCTACCGGTGAGAGGCTAGCCAAGCCGATTAGGCCGACGCCGATTTTGCCGGTCCCACCGTCTTCCAAGATGGCTAGTTTGAACTTGAAAGAGAAGGCCTCTCCGACAAATCTCATAGAGCCTTTACCGTTGTCGTTGAATCTGCCATCGCCGACACCGCGGTCACAGGATCAGTCGCCGGCGAATAGTGACCACTCATCGCCGTCGTCATCATCATCGACTTTTCAGGCGATTTCTGCTGGGAAGTTCAGCGGCGGTGGGGACAGCATCATCAGCGTTGCTTGA